One window of Mycoplasma parvum str. Indiana genomic DNA carries:
- a CDS encoding DUF948 domain-containing protein → MILFSKLISWILGLIAAGSVGSSIIPFKDIKESLFFLNKFAEENKDNLKNLSFREDFSSIEELKEKIKTIKDYLDDKNNSLDKLNNPKAKEFVRNLKTWINKKDETKKEYIDKSRKIDNLAKKLEEQFNNSSEKLQQEHFQNLLSKYSSFKGISKLSPLLSPLINSINEIDHELREFNSFEDLNFSTHLKGFRKN, encoded by the coding sequence ATGATTCTTTTTTCAAAATTGATTTCTTGAATATTAGGCTTAATAGCTGCAGGTTCTGTTGGCTCTTCTATTATTCCTTTTAAAGATATTAAAGAATCTTTATTTTTTTTAAATAAATTCGCAGAAGAGAATAAAGATAATCTCAAGAACTTGAGCTTTAGAGAAGATTTTTCTTCTATAGAAGAATTAAAGGAAAAAATTAAAACTATAAAAGATTATTTAGATGATAAAAATAATTCTTTAGATAAATTAAATAATCCAAAAGCTAAAGAATTTGTTCGAAATTTGAAAACTTGAATTAATAAAAAGGATGAAACTAAAAAAGAATATATTGATAAATCAAGAAAAATTGATAATTTAGCTAAAAAATTAGAAGAACAGTTTAATAATTCTTCTGAAAAGTTACAACAAGAACATTTTCAAAATTTATTAAGTAAATATAGTTCTTTTAAAGGTATTTCTAAATTATCTCCACTTCTGTCTCCTTTAATTAATTCAATAAATGAGATAGATCATGAACTTAGAGAATTTAATTCTTTTGAAGATTTAAATTTTTCTACACATTTAAAAGGTTTTAGAAAAAATTAA
- a CDS encoding iron-containing alcohol dehydrogenase, whose amino-acid sequence MKNFKSKANKVFNKFFPEEKSESIEESIYKNSLDSKAFFNVQRLLLEKEVSKEVKVSPTSSKAITLSEELSLNKFKEIISSKEKILDARKLGIYEFESPNYIEIVKEQEEELKAKKNKEIAEAKDQSKCNKKSKNKSKRRVPLLNNWTVREDVIENTLIYHLKKAKVNSIIILSDDAYTRQLVGYRKLIAALQREELDFYEYTNVRPNLTRSSISQIVDFAYKHRANCVLVVGSNSLIDLSKLVIKKLIKPNSIRIQSNSHKPVVSAYYSIFSIPTLVIPSPKLVEKHILSNKPIFKNLSYFDQSIYLFNPIDSSDHVFYYPNFLVEYPKSKKLELLHLLFFKLFFYYFDSELNVEERMRLIREIKSVDWYLNYVRNNSDLSLMDCKLIMDIAAKCYDGRYFMTKSNYWTWYKLAANLTHLTNIHFYESLSLFLPSFIEYITLNDKEGHDRALEISCLLYGSVSAEGLIMHLIQHIKKFNLPTKFFDIPSLKEIDSKFINLLIKQASPLLSSYKMSKMIIQNLAAW is encoded by the coding sequence ATGAAAAATTTTAAAAGTAAAGCTAATAAAGTTTTTAATAAGTTTTTTCCTGAAGAAAAAAGCGAAAGCATAGAGGAATCTATTTATAAAAATAGTTTAGATAGTAAAGCATTTTTTAATGTTCAAAGATTGCTGTTAGAAAAAGAAGTATCAAAAGAAGTTAAAGTTTCTCCTACTTCTTCTAAAGCAATTACCCTTTCCGAGGAATTATCTTTAAATAAATTCAAAGAAATAATTTCTAGTAAAGAAAAAATATTAGATGCTCGTAAATTAGGTATATATGAATTTGAATCCCCTAACTATATTGAAATAGTTAAAGAGCAAGAAGAAGAGCTTAAAGCTAAGAAAAATAAGGAAATAGCAGAGGCTAAAGATCAATCTAAATGTAATAAAAAAAGCAAGAATAAAAGCAAAAGAAGAGTTCCTTTGTTAAATAATTGAACAGTTAGAGAAGATGTAATAGAAAATACATTAATTTATCACTTAAAAAAAGCAAAAGTTAATTCAATTATTATTCTTTCTGATGATGCTTATACAAGACAATTAGTAGGATATAGAAAATTAATTGCCGCTCTTCAGAGAGAAGAATTAGATTTTTATGAATATACTAACGTACGGCCGAATTTAACAAGGTCTTCAATTTCTCAAATAGTTGATTTCGCTTATAAACATAGAGCCAATTGTGTTTTGGTTGTAGGCTCTAATTCTTTAATAGATCTTTCTAAATTAGTTATTAAGAAATTAATTAAACCTAATAGTATTAGAATTCAATCTAATTCTCATAAGCCAGTAGTATCTGCTTATTACTCTATCTTTTCAATTCCAACTTTAGTTATACCTAGTCCTAAATTAGTTGAAAAACACATTTTAAGTAATAAGCCAATATTTAAAAATTTAAGTTATTTTGATCAATCAATTTATTTGTTTAATCCAATTGATAGTTCCGATCATGTCTTTTATTATCCTAACTTTTTAGTAGAATATCCAAAAAGTAAGAAGCTAGAGTTACTTCATTTACTTTTCTTTAAATTATTCTTTTATTATTTTGATAGTGAATTAAATGTGGAAGAGAGAATGAGATTAATTAGAGAAATAAAATCTGTAGATTGGTATCTAAATTATGTTAGAAATAATAGTGATCTTTCTTTAATGGATTGCAAGCTTATTATGGATATAGCCGCTAAATGTTATGATGGTAGATATTTCATGACTAAATCAAATTATTGAACTTGATACAAATTAGCAGCTAATTTAACTCATTTAACCAATATTCATTTTTATGAATCTCTTTCTCTCTTTTTACCTTCTTTTATCGAATATATTACATTGAATGATAAAGAGGGTCATGACAGAGCACTAGAAATTTCTTGTTTACTTTATGGATCTGTTTCCGCAGAAGGATTAATAATGCATTTAATTCAACATATAAAGAAATTTAATTTACCTACAAAATTCTTTGATATTCCTTCTTTGAAGGAAATAGATTCTAAATTTATTAATCTATTAATTAAGCAGGCTTCTCCTTTGCTTTCTTCCTATAAGATGTCTAAGATGATAATTCAAAACTTAGCAGCTTGATAA